One Cervus canadensis isolate Bull #8, Minnesota chromosome 1, ASM1932006v1, whole genome shotgun sequence genomic window carries:
- the ZNF830 gene encoding zinc finger protein 830, with amino-acid sequence MASSASARPAAGKRVVNQDELRRLMKEKQRLSTNRKRIESPFAKYNRLGQLSCALCNTPVKSELLWQTHVLGKQHREKVAELKGAKEAAQGPSASAVPQSTKRKAPDSESQDAKRAKASLVSQVQPSTSALPTNFDRAGKESTRTTVGKASGLGLLPDYDDEEDEEEEKGGGGAEGKKGDACKQPSNSQSKEHSLSSSREATGSRLPSNFSGTNPPKAPLIPHSGSIEKAEIHEKVVERRENTAEALPEGFFDDPEIDARVRKVDAPKDQMDKEWDEFQKAMRQVNTISEAIVAEEDEEGRLDRQIGEIDEQIECYRRVEKLRNRQDEIKNKLKEVLTIKELQKKEEENVDSDDEGELQDLLSQDWRVKGALL; translated from the coding sequence ATGGCGTCGTCCGCCTCAGCCCGGCCTGCAGCGGGGAAGCGAGTGGTGAATCAGGACGAACTGCGACGGTTGATGAAGGAAAAGCAGCGTCTGAGCACCAACCGGAAACGGATAGAATCTCCATTCGCGAAGTACAACCGCTTGGGGCAGCTGAGTTGTGCCCTGTGTAACACTCCTGTTAAGAGCGAGCTCCTGTGGCAGACTCACGTCCTGGGAAAGCAGCACCGAGAGAAAGTGGCCGAGCTGAAAGGCGCGAAGGAAGCAGCCCAGGGCCCGTCCGCCAGCGCAGTGCCTCAGTCCACCAAGAGGAAGGCGCCGGACTCTGAGAGCCAAGATGCCAAAAGAGCGAAGGCCTCCCTGGTTTCTCAGGTACAGCCCTCCACGTCCGCTTTGCCCACCAACTTTGACAGAGCCGGAAAGGAGTCCACTAGGACGACCGTCGGTAAGGCTTCGGGACTCGGTTTACTCCCTGATTATGATGacgaggaggacgaggaggaggagaagggaggaggaggagcagaagggaagaaggggGATGCCTGTAAGCAGCCGTCCAATTCACAGAGCAAGGAACACTCACTTTCCTCCTCGCGGGAGGCAACTGGTAGTAGGCTGCCAAGCAATTTCTCGGGTACAAATCCTCCCAAGGCCCCTTTAATCCCTCATTCCGGGTCAATTgagaaagcagaaatacatgaaaaagtaGTGGAAAGGCGAGAAAACACTGCGGAAGCATTACCAGAAGGGTTTTTTGACGACCCTGAGATAGACGCGAGGGTACGAAAGGTTGATGCCCCAAAGGACCAGATGGACAAAGAATGGGACGAATTTCAAAAAGCTATGAGACAGGTCAACACTATTTCCGAAGCCATAGTTGCCGAAGAGGATGAGGAGGGACGGTTGGACCGGCAGATTGGGGAGATCGATGAGCAGATTGAGTGTTACCGTCGAGTGGAAAAGCTGCGGAATCGCcaggatgaaataaaaaataagcttaaAGAGGTTCTGACCATAAAAGAActgcagaaaaaggaagaggagaatgTTGACAGCGATGATGAGGGGGAACTACAGGATTTGTTGTCTCAGGATTGGAGAGTGAAGGGAGCTTTGTTATAG